A genomic stretch from Ureibacillus composti includes:
- the phoU gene encoding phosphate signaling complex protein PhoU, whose amino-acid sequence MSVRKRFDLELEALQKEFLVLAEKSINTLEKSFTVFTNKDTNTAEQIIEEDVNINQLEESINDQVILLLTKQQPIVGTDLRRLIILLKAAADMERVGDYAVKIAKTTIRIGKDRFVTSIELMEDMCYKTSLMLRHIVQAFIDENTTKAKEIAELDDTIDEMYRNIIKHLMSLSNVKPEYVPQITYLSFVCRSIERCADHATNIAEYLFYLKKGLRLDLNN is encoded by the coding sequence ATGAGTGTACGCAAAAGATTTGACTTAGAACTCGAGGCACTTCAGAAGGAATTTTTAGTATTAGCCGAAAAAAGCATCAATACTTTAGAGAAATCATTTACCGTTTTTACAAATAAGGACACGAACACTGCGGAACAAATTATTGAGGAAGACGTAAATATTAATCAACTTGAGGAGTCAATAAATGACCAAGTTATTTTACTTTTAACCAAACAACAACCGATTGTTGGAACTGACTTACGAAGATTAATCATTCTATTAAAAGCTGCCGCAGATATGGAACGTGTAGGAGATTACGCAGTTAAAATTGCCAAAACGACAATTCGTATTGGTAAAGACCGTTTTGTTACTTCCATTGAATTGATGGAAGATATGTGCTATAAAACTTCGCTAATGTTACGTCATATTGTCCAAGCATTTATTGATGAAAATACAACAAAAGCAAAAGAAATTGCAGAACTGGATGATACTATTGATGAAATGTACAGAAATATCATTAAACACCTAATGTCGTTGAGCAATGTGAAACCAGAATATGTCCCGCAAATTACGTATTTATCATTTGTGTGCCGGTCTATTGAGAGATGTGCAGATCATGCAACAAATATAGCGGAATATCTTTTCTATCTTAAAAAGGGCCTTCGTTTAGATTTAAATAATTAA
- a CDS encoding VCBS repeat-containing protein — MYRVFLFRNDTSAKNIVLLDKKQGDVTGDGIIDYIYLIGSKTNVAQFYIDHITLLIQDGRTNHISTVTFQYNGGYNARLFLGDFSKDHVLDILVSIDSGGSGGYGYYYIYSFKEHILRQLFDVEQYNQDYLFEVNYEDFYKVSVKSAKLNILFTIDISNKGQDYLSQFYDENGKLKQPVQGGALALGILYPVVTTNKESSYDLLAFQRIIGPTNSDTLGSIENLLSWNGSQFVSSLLNISLPGSKLKQLD, encoded by the coding sequence GTGTATAGGGTTTTTCTGTTTCGCAACGATACTTCTGCTAAAAACATAGTCTTGCTTGATAAGAAACAAGGCGATGTGACGGGTGACGGAATCATTGACTATATTTATTTAATCGGGAGTAAAACCAATGTAGCCCAATTCTATATCGATCATATTACTCTGCTTATTCAAGATGGACGGACCAATCATATTTCAACAGTAACCTTTCAATATAATGGTGGATACAATGCGCGACTTTTCCTCGGAGATTTTTCCAAAGATCACGTTTTGGATATTTTGGTCAGTATCGATTCTGGAGGAAGTGGAGGCTACGGTTATTACTATATTTATTCCTTCAAGGAACACATTTTGCGTCAACTATTTGATGTGGAACAATATAATCAAGATTATTTATTCGAAGTTAATTATGAGGATTTTTATAAAGTGAGTGTAAAAAGTGCCAAGCTTAATATACTTTTCACGATTGATATTAGTAATAAAGGGCAAGATTATTTATCACAGTTCTACGATGAAAATGGCAAACTAAAACAACCGGTTCAAGGCGGGGCTCTTGCTTTAGGTATTTTATATCCTGTTGTTACTACTAATAAAGAATCGAGTTATGACTTACTTGCTTTTCAACGAATTATTGGTCCTACGAATTCAGATACATTAGGATCTATTGAAAATCTCTTATCATGGAATGGTTCTCAATTCGTTTCATCGCTATTGAATATCTCTTTACCTGGTTCAAAGTTGAAGCAGCTTGATTAG
- a CDS encoding HD-GYP domain-containing protein, with translation MMNQLSNRWFDHPSYFRYGFFLLLIVSVILNSIFPNGDDLFYILYIFSVIFLGIGFYNKPAWFLIFFTVLVVSFRYLLILDEELNVVVFCIHLCTYFLITLISSRLMRLVQKVKADNLELTTALANALDSRDTYTLHHSENVARYAVQIAEKMKLSKESCAIIRKGALLHDIGKIGIPEHILLKNDKLLTDEYEIIKSHPTVGYNIIKHVTDFHKNGVLDIVLYHHERFDGKGYPRGIAGHQIPLFARIVAVADAFDAMTSKRVYRDELNLEYTLNEIRKNKGTQFDPEIVDVFLSLFEDKK, from the coding sequence ATGATGAATCAATTGTCAAATAGATGGTTTGATCACCCCAGCTATTTTCGTTACGGGTTTTTTCTTCTTTTAATTGTTAGTGTGATCTTAAACAGTATCTTTCCAAATGGTGACGATCTTTTTTATATATTATATATTTTTTCCGTTATATTTCTTGGGATCGGTTTCTATAATAAACCGGCATGGTTCTTAATCTTTTTTACTGTATTGGTAGTATCGTTTCGGTATTTATTAATTCTCGATGAAGAACTGAATGTCGTGGTGTTTTGTATTCATTTATGTACGTATTTTTTAATCACGCTAATATCATCTAGGTTAATGAGACTTGTGCAAAAAGTGAAAGCAGATAATTTAGAATTAACAACAGCACTTGCTAATGCCTTGGATTCCAGAGACACTTATACTTTGCACCACTCTGAAAATGTTGCAAGGTACGCTGTTCAAATAGCTGAGAAGATGAAGTTGTCTAAAGAAAGTTGTGCCATTATCCGCAAAGGAGCATTATTGCATGACATTGGGAAAATTGGAATTCCTGAACATATCTTGTTAAAGAATGATAAATTATTGACCGATGAATATGAAATCATTAAAAGTCATCCCACGGTTGGCTATAACATCATTAAGCATGTTACAGATTTTCATAAAAATGGCGTTTTAGATATTGTTTTGTACCACCACGAAAGATTTGACGGGAAAGGCTATCCAAGAGGAATAGCAGGCCATCAAATTCCTTTGTTCGCCCGAATAGTAGCTGTTGCCGATGCTTTTGATGCCATGACGTCAAAACGCGTCTATCGAGATGAACTTAATTTAGAATACACGCTCAATGAAATTCGGAAAAATAAAGGAACACAATTCGACCCTGAAATTGTTGATGTTTTTTTAAGTCTTTTTGAGGACAAGAAATAA
- a CDS encoding diphthine--ammonia ligase: MGELDWKHNAHGRKFIASFSGGKDSTLALFKAMKVGEAVGLIAMMEEEGNRSRSHGMPPELLRAQASSIGVPISTAAASWEDYEKVFIGLLEKAKNQGAEVLVTGDLDMPAHGCWHEKVTNYAGLKLAMPLWEMNHRTAVEEFIDLGFVTMMVTVNLSLGMREEDLGRTLTHEYVKELEARGIDPCGEGGEFHTTVIDGPIFKHPIPVRKCEIVKDGDYAFLPLELE, encoded by the coding sequence ATGGGAGAATTAGATTGGAAACATAATGCTCATGGGCGCAAATTTATCGCTTCTTTTAGCGGAGGTAAGGATAGTACGTTAGCTCTATTTAAAGCAATGAAGGTTGGCGAAGCTGTTGGACTCATCGCCATGATGGAAGAGGAAGGAAATCGTTCGAGATCTCATGGAATGCCACCGGAACTTCTTCGTGCCCAAGCAAGTTCTATCGGTGTTCCTATAAGTACAGCTGCTGCAAGTTGGGAAGATTATGAAAAAGTATTTATAGGTCTTTTAGAAAAGGCTAAAAATCAAGGTGCAGAAGTGTTAGTAACTGGAGATCTAGATATGCCTGCTCATGGTTGCTGGCATGAAAAGGTTACGAACTATGCCGGATTAAAGCTTGCGATGCCGTTATGGGAAATGAACCATCGTACTGCTGTTGAAGAATTCATCGATTTAGGATTTGTCACGATGATGGTGACGGTTAATTTATCTCTTGGAATGCGTGAGGAAGATTTAGGAAGAACATTAACACATGAATATGTGAAGGAACTTGAAGCCCGTGGTATTGACCCGTGCGGAGAAGGTGGAGAATTCCATACGACAGTAATAGACGGCCCCATCTTTAAACATCCTATTCCAGTTCGTAAATGTGAAATCGTCAAAGACGGAGATTATGCTTTTTTACCTTTGGAATTAGAATAG
- a CDS encoding GNAT family protein has translation MLVHKIDDEVSLRLFNLDDAEEFYNLTIESKTYLKEWLGWLDHTKSVEDTAHHILSRCKELVENGGYPQSFAIIYNGKIAGTIGFNEIHKANKMGVVGYWLGEKFQSKGIMSKAFKALIDYGFNDLRLNRMEVRIAVENKKSRALPEKFGFKEEGIIRQAEWLYDHYVDHIIYGLLVNEWEIKR, from the coding sequence ATGTTGGTACACAAGATTGATGATGAGGTTTCGTTGAGGTTGTTCAATTTAGATGACGCAGAGGAATTTTACAACTTAACTATTGAATCAAAAACCTATTTAAAAGAGTGGCTTGGTTGGCTCGACCATACGAAAAGTGTAGAAGATACTGCGCATCATATTTTATCAAGATGTAAAGAGCTTGTTGAAAATGGAGGCTATCCACAATCGTTTGCCATCATATATAACGGGAAAATTGCTGGAACGATTGGATTTAATGAAATTCACAAGGCAAACAAAATGGGGGTTGTGGGTTATTGGTTAGGCGAAAAGTTTCAAAGTAAAGGGATCATGTCGAAAGCATTCAAAGCATTAATTGATTACGGATTTAATGACCTAAGACTTAATCGAATGGAAGTTAGGATAGCGGTTGAAAATAAAAAAAGCAGAGCACTTCCCGAAAAGTTTGGATTCAAAGAGGAAGGGATCATAAGGCAAGCAGAGTGGTTATATGATCATTATGTGGACCACATCATTTATGGACTTTTGGTGAATGAATGGGAAATAAAAAGATAA
- a CDS encoding PLP-dependent aminotransferase family protein, translating to MELSPFLQKESPESLYSQLYHWIKKEIEEDRLLPGMKMPSIRQLTTHLKVSRNTVVSAYEQLQSEGYLESVPKSGIWVAEIEKPTLHPIEKIQPVRSECKPISEVLVDFEYGNVDLHKFPVKQWKKCLSDAVDQENSWLFEYSEKQGELVLREEISSYLLQSRGVRCVPEQIVITSGTQNSIALICRLLELQGKKVAMEEPGYSGVRSVFVDQGCFIEPVPLEKDGLSVEHLQTSKAKAAYVTPSHQFPFGMVMSISKRNQLLDWAYQSGGFIIEDDYDGEFRYRGQPIPSLKSLDEEEKVIYLGTFSKSFLPSVRLSYIILPPSLMVQYSQKFSNYNQSVSPVIQWALALFMQSGEFEKHIRRMRKQYQRKHQTLLKSIEQHMGMKVKIVGEKSGLHILLKLNNISNSDLIEKALQKGVKVYSPERFWLQPTSESISYIMLGFGGLSIEEIEKGVETLASCLT from the coding sequence ATGGAACTTTCCCCGTTTTTACAAAAGGAGTCGCCTGAGTCGTTATACAGCCAGTTATATCATTGGATAAAAAAAGAAATTGAAGAGGATCGGCTTTTACCAGGGATGAAAATGCCATCAATTCGGCAATTAACAACACATTTAAAGGTCAGTCGGAATACAGTGGTGTCTGCATATGAACAGCTGCAATCAGAGGGTTATCTTGAAAGTGTTCCGAAAAGTGGCATATGGGTTGCGGAAATTGAGAAACCAACCCTTCATCCGATTGAGAAAATACAGCCAGTTCGTTCGGAATGTAAGCCAATAAGCGAAGTCCTTGTGGATTTTGAATATGGAAATGTAGATCTTCATAAATTTCCTGTAAAGCAGTGGAAAAAATGTTTATCAGACGCTGTCGATCAAGAGAATAGCTGGTTATTTGAGTACAGTGAAAAACAGGGGGAACTTGTATTAAGGGAAGAGATTTCATCCTATTTACTGCAATCTAGAGGGGTACGATGTGTACCGGAACAGATTGTGATTACGTCTGGAACACAAAATTCCATAGCGTTAATTTGTCGCCTTTTAGAACTGCAAGGGAAAAAGGTAGCGATGGAAGAACCCGGGTATAGTGGGGTACGTTCAGTTTTTGTAGATCAAGGATGCTTTATTGAACCTGTGCCTCTTGAAAAGGACGGATTATCGGTGGAGCATCTTCAAACAAGCAAAGCAAAAGCTGCATACGTTACACCCTCACACCAATTTCCATTTGGTATGGTCATGTCCATTTCGAAAAGAAACCAATTATTAGATTGGGCTTATCAATCTGGGGGATTTATTATTGAAGATGATTATGACGGCGAATTTCGGTACCGGGGGCAGCCAATTCCTTCACTGAAATCATTGGATGAAGAGGAGAAGGTCATATATTTAGGAACATTTTCTAAATCCTTTCTTCCTTCAGTACGCTTAAGTTATATTATACTTCCACCATCGCTAATGGTTCAATACTCACAAAAGTTTTCTAATTACAACCAATCAGTCTCTCCAGTAATTCAGTGGGCTTTGGCTTTATTCATGCAATCAGGTGAATTCGAAAAGCATATCCGAAGAATGCGCAAACAGTATCAACGAAAACATCAAACATTGTTAAAAAGTATTGAACAACATATGGGGATGAAAGTAAAGATCGTTGGAGAAAAGTCTGGATTACATATCTTATTAAAACTAAACAACATATCCAACAGCGATTTGATTGAAAAGGCCCTTCAAAAAGGAGTCAAAGTATATTCACCGGAAAGATTTTGGCTTCAGCCAACCTCCGAAAGCATTTCCTACATCATGTTAGGGTTTGGAGGATTATCGATTGAGGAAATTGAAAAAGGAGTAGAAACCCTTGCAAGCTGCCTCACATGA
- a CDS encoding pyridoxamine 5'-phosphate oxidase family protein yields MEKIRQEKLSCTDEQRIDQFLSEARTGYLGLADGEFPYVVPLNFIWMNGAMYFHGAAHGRKIDVIVANPNCCFTVAEDVGTMVSPIPAKTDTAYMSVMMFGVLETVSDLNEATAAMQGMLDKYVPGYYDQNLSQTHVERYRSSLGSHTVVFKLIPKVRTAKENQLNPQLSFYTGRKVGMDL; encoded by the coding sequence ATGGAAAAAATTCGCCAAGAAAAATTAAGTTGTACTGATGAACAGCGTATTGATCAGTTTTTGAGCGAGGCACGGACAGGTTACTTGGGATTAGCAGATGGGGAATTTCCTTATGTGGTACCTTTGAATTTTATCTGGATGAATGGTGCCATGTATTTTCACGGAGCTGCGCATGGGAGAAAAATTGATGTAATTGTTGCGAACCCCAACTGTTGTTTTACGGTGGCAGAAGATGTTGGAACGATGGTCAGTCCGATACCCGCTAAAACAGATACGGCTTATATGAGTGTGATGATGTTTGGCGTGCTCGAAACGGTAAGTGATTTAAATGAAGCTACTGCAGCTATGCAAGGAATGTTAGATAAATATGTCCCTGGTTACTATGATCAAAACCTTTCGCAGACCCATGTTGAAAGATATCGCTCTTCTCTAGGGAGTCATACCGTTGTATTTAAACTGATTCCGAAAGTACGAACGGCAAAAGAAAATCAATTAAATCCGCAACTGTCTTTCTATACAGGTCGGAAGGTTGGGATGGATCTTTAA